In one Nodularia sp. LEGE 06071 genomic region, the following are encoded:
- a CDS encoding iron-sulfur cluster assembly scaffold protein — protein sequence MYNDIIITNFSDPKHSGEIQNPHLELEVGNSVCGDRIRIQMAMEGNRITRGVFQAWGCATSIATANIFCSLINGNEIEMVVNYDRSELDTILGKLEPSQHHCLDILHELHDKLKATFTNNSSDKIQQL from the coding sequence ATGTACAATGACATTATCATTACGAACTTTTCTGACCCCAAACATAGTGGTGAAATCCAGAATCCGCATCTTGAATTGGAAGTAGGAAATTCTGTTTGTGGTGATCGAATTAGGATTCAGATGGCAATGGAGGGTAATCGAATTACAAGAGGAGTGTTTCAAGCTTGGGGTTGTGCTACTTCAATTGCTACGGCTAATATTTTCTGTTCTTTGATTAACGGCAACGAGATCGAAATGGTAGTCAATTATGACAGAAGTGAACTTGATACAATTTTGGGGAAGTTAGAACCCTCGCAGCATCATTGTCTCGATATTCTGCACGAACTTCACGATAAGCTGAAAGCAACTTTTACTAATAATAGTTCGGACAAAATTCAGCAGCTATGA
- a CDS encoding LuxE family acyl-protein synthetase yields the protein MIDLFSTLKEEGFDPIKVALSSVSELYAMPDSKLLAFKTSLIKNSFAFHYSNNEFFRGSCNDKGITPDSIQTPEDLVKIPLVPISIFKSANSHKLLSVSLSSIEMEMRSTGTSGIPSVARRCSDTVDYAVLGVYAMYREFFKISKGAGLYLCPSTEEIPEMGMIKALNMLAGLLDTHRFMVKKDRFVPEEALMQLNEWSNKFDRHVIGPPFIIHRFISFLKATNQKVQLDKNSYVITLGGWKRFSGQMISRVDFNNECMEYLGVEKSQIRDMYALVESNVVVIDDEHGVKHVSPFVHFSVRDPKQLDKEVAIGETGQLAILDPLAISTPGFILTEDLVRLLPKENKSWRSGQRLQYIMRLPESSEFGCCAVNLDKQLDGLEAGKANNTTCPVVSA from the coding sequence GTGATTGACTTATTTTCAACCTTGAAAGAAGAAGGCTTTGATCCAATCAAAGTTGCCCTTTCTTCTGTTAGCGAATTGTATGCGATGCCAGACTCAAAACTGCTCGCATTTAAGACATCCTTGATTAAGAACTCGTTTGCCTTTCACTATAGCAACAATGAGTTCTTCAGGGGTTCCTGTAATGATAAAGGAATTACGCCCGATTCCATTCAAACGCCTGAAGATTTGGTGAAAATTCCGCTGGTTCCTATTAGTATTTTCAAGTCTGCCAATAGTCACAAATTGTTATCGGTAAGCCTAAGTTCGATTGAAATGGAAATGCGTAGCACGGGTACTTCTGGCATTCCAAGCGTTGCCCGTCGTTGCTCAGATACAGTAGATTACGCGGTTTTAGGTGTCTATGCTATGTACCGCGAATTCTTCAAAATTTCTAAAGGGGCTGGATTATATTTATGTCCCTCTACAGAAGAGATTCCAGAAATGGGCATGATTAAGGCTCTGAATATGCTGGCTGGCTTGCTGGATACTCATCGCTTTATGGTTAAAAAAGATCGATTTGTACCAGAAGAAGCCTTGATGCAGTTGAATGAATGGTCTAACAAATTTGATCGGCACGTTATTGGTCCACCTTTTATTATCCATCGCTTTATTAGCTTCCTGAAAGCGACTAACCAAAAGGTTCAACTCGACAAAAATAGTTATGTAATTACCCTAGGTGGATGGAAACGCTTTAGCGGTCAGATGATTTCCAGAGTCGATTTCAACAATGAATGCATGGAATATCTTGGTGTTGAGAAAAGTCAAATACGAGATATGTATGCGCTTGTAGAATCGAATGTTGTAGTGATCGATGATGAGCATGGTGTCAAGCATGTTTCTCCATTCGTTCATTTCTCTGTACGAGATCCAAAACAGTTGGATAAGGAAGTTGCAATTGGTGAAACAGGGCAATTGGCGATCTTAGATCCTCTTGCCATCTCCACTCCGGGATTTATTCTAACTGAAGACTTAGTAAGACTGCTCCCAAAAGAAAATAAATCTTGGCGAAGTGGTCAACGGCTACAGTACATTATGCGCTTGCCTGAATCGAGCGAGTTTGGGTGTTGTGCTGTCAATCTTGATAAACAATTGGATGGTTTAGAAGCTGGAAAAGCGAACAACACCACCTGTCCTGTAGTTTCTGCTTAG
- a CDS encoding tyrosine-type recombinase/integrase: protein MKVSGNGQGKILSQEELRRLFTEGLLTSRDRALFGICLFTGCRVSEALALKKTDIKSGTITFRKSTTKGKHKTRIVDIPPGLAAILAEYQPPGEMMFPGMRGVTERLTRFMADKILRAACNRIGVEGVSTHSFRRTALTQMSSAGIPLRTIQEISGHSDLGTLQRYLEVTPEQKRKAVSVIGF, encoded by the coding sequence ATGAAGGTTAGCGGCAACGGACAAGGCAAAATATTAAGCCAAGAGGAATTGAGGCGATTGTTCACTGAAGGATTACTCACTTCCCGCGATCGCGCTTTGTTTGGCATCTGCTTGTTCACTGGTTGTCGCGTGTCAGAAGCTTTGGCTCTCAAAAAGACTGATATCAAATCTGGAACCATCACTTTCCGCAAGTCTACCACCAAAGGTAAGCACAAAACTCGGATTGTAGACATCCCTCCAGGGTTAGCAGCAATACTGGCGGAGTACCAGCCCCCAGGGGAGATGATGTTTCCCGGTATGCGCGGTGTGACTGAACGGTTGACTCGGTTTATGGCTGATAAGATTTTACGGGCTGCTTGCAACCGGATTGGGGTGGAGGGAGTTAGTACGCACTCGTTTAGGCGAACGGCTCTCACCCAGATGTCGAGCGCGGGCATACCTTTGAGGACTATTCAAGAAATCTCTGGTCACAGCGACCTGGGGACGTTACAGCGTTATCTGGAGGTTACGCCTGAGCAAAAGCGCAAAGCTGTTTCTGTGATTGGGTTTTAG
- a CDS encoding DUF433 domain-containing protein, which translates to MSQSAIITASPDVMSGTPVFTGTRVPVQTLLDYLKAGESIDDFLEGFPTVKREQVIAVLEAAT; encoded by the coding sequence ATGAGTCAGTCAGCAATTATTACTGCATCGCCAGATGTGATGAGTGGTACGCCAGTCTTCACAGGAACGCGAGTGCCTGTGCAAACCCTGCTGGATTATTTAAAGGCAGGGGAGTCCATTGATGATTTTCTAGAGGGATTTCCCACAGTGAAGCGAGAACAGGTGATTGCTGTTCTGGAAGCCGCAACATGA